In Carettochelys insculpta isolate YL-2023 chromosome 11, ASM3395843v1, whole genome shotgun sequence, a genomic segment contains:
- the LOC142019197 gene encoding cathepsin W-like isoform X1, with the protein MGPGVLLLWVWACAGPTGTSLPPELSQAEVTRMFKDFMIQFNRTYRSPAEQHRRFGIFAQSLSTARWLQETELGTGQYGVTRFSDWTDEELRGVFQSPPPPAMPQAPRRPRGKLPTSCDWRKAGAVTAVKNQGQCRSCWAFAAVSNIESLWNIHFRQPWNLSVQEVLDCSWCGAGCRGGYAWDAFITVLHLQGLSSEDAYPYEGTQQKCQSHHKPAARIQDFETLPRDEEEIAAHVTTQGPVTVTLNSAAMKHYRKGISQPRVTSCDPDRRDHVALVVGYGAEHKVQYWIIKNSWGKDWGEKGYYHLYRGTNACGIATLPVTATVHRGGAPRTEIHCPP; encoded by the exons ATGGGGCCTGGAGtcctgctgctgtgggtctgggCCTGTGCTGGCCCCACTGGCACCAGCCTGCCCCCTGAGCTCAGCCAG GCTGAAGTGACCCGAATGTTCAAGGACTTTATGATTCAATTCAACAGAACCTACAGGAGTCCTGCTG agcagcacagacGCTTCGGGATCTTCGCGCAGAGCCTGAGCACAGCGCGGTGGCTGCAGGAGACGGAGCTGGGCACGGGGCAGTACGGGGTGACCCGCTTCAGCGACTGGACAG ATGAGGAGCTCCGTGGCGTGttccagagccccccgccccctgccatgCCCCAGGCCCCCCGGCGCCCCAGGGGGAAGCTGCCCACATCCTGTGACTGGCGGAAGGCCGGGGCTGTGACTGCGGTGAAGAACCAG ggccagtgTCGCTCCTGCTGGGCGTTCGCCGCCGTCTCCAACATCGAGTCCCTCTGGAACATCCACTTCCGCCAGCCCTGGAACCTCTCGGTGCAAg AGGTGCTGGACTGCAGCTGGTGCGGAGCAGGATGCCGAGGGGGCTACGCGTGGGACGCCTTCATCACGGTGCTTCACCTAC AAGGGCTGAGCAGCGAGGATGCCTACCCCTATGAAGGGACTCAGCAGAAATGCCAGAGCCATCATAAGCCGGCTGCCCGCATCCAAGACTTTGAGACGCTGCCTAGAGATGAGGAGG AAATAGCTGCACATGTCACGACCCAGGGCCCGGTCACAGTTACCCTGAACTCAGCAGCCATGAAG CATTACCGGAAGGGCATTTCCCAGCCCCGCGTGACCAGCTGCGATCCAGACCGTCGGGATCACGTTGCCCTGGTAGTTGGATACGGAGCTG AGCACAAAGTGCAATACTGGATCATCAAGAACTCCTGGGGGAAAGACTGGGGAGAGAAG GGCTATTACCATCTGTATCGCGGCACGAACGCCTGCGGCATCGCCACATTGCCTGTAACAGCCACCGTGCACCGCGGAGGAGCCCCGAGAACGGAGATCCACTGTCCCCCCTGA
- the LOC142019197 gene encoding cathepsin W-like isoform X3 produces the protein MFKDFMIQFNRTYRSPAEQHRRFGIFAQSLSTARWLQETELGTGQYGVTRFSDWTDEELRGVFQSPPPPAMPQAPRRPRGKLPTSCDWRKAGAVTAVKNQGQCRSCWAFAAVSNIESLWNIHFRQPWNLSVQEVLDCSWCGAGCRGGYAWDAFITVLHLQGLSSEDAYPYEGTQQKCQSHHKPAARIQDFETLPRDEEEIAAHVTTQGPVTVTLNSAAMKHYRKGISQPRVTSCDPDRRDHVALVVGYGAEHKVQYWIIKNSWGKDWGEKGYYHLYRGTNACGIATLPVTATVHRGGAPRTEIHCPP, from the exons ATGTTCAAGGACTTTATGATTCAATTCAACAGAACCTACAGGAGTCCTGCTG agcagcacagacGCTTCGGGATCTTCGCGCAGAGCCTGAGCACAGCGCGGTGGCTGCAGGAGACGGAGCTGGGCACGGGGCAGTACGGGGTGACCCGCTTCAGCGACTGGACAG ATGAGGAGCTCCGTGGCGTGttccagagccccccgccccctgccatgCCCCAGGCCCCCCGGCGCCCCAGGGGGAAGCTGCCCACATCCTGTGACTGGCGGAAGGCCGGGGCTGTGACTGCGGTGAAGAACCAG ggccagtgTCGCTCCTGCTGGGCGTTCGCCGCCGTCTCCAACATCGAGTCCCTCTGGAACATCCACTTCCGCCAGCCCTGGAACCTCTCGGTGCAAg AGGTGCTGGACTGCAGCTGGTGCGGAGCAGGATGCCGAGGGGGCTACGCGTGGGACGCCTTCATCACGGTGCTTCACCTAC AAGGGCTGAGCAGCGAGGATGCCTACCCCTATGAAGGGACTCAGCAGAAATGCCAGAGCCATCATAAGCCGGCTGCCCGCATCCAAGACTTTGAGACGCTGCCTAGAGATGAGGAGG AAATAGCTGCACATGTCACGACCCAGGGCCCGGTCACAGTTACCCTGAACTCAGCAGCCATGAAG CATTACCGGAAGGGCATTTCCCAGCCCCGCGTGACCAGCTGCGATCCAGACCGTCGGGATCACGTTGCCCTGGTAGTTGGATACGGAGCTG AGCACAAAGTGCAATACTGGATCATCAAGAACTCCTGGGGGAAAGACTGGGGAGAGAAG GGCTATTACCATCTGTATCGCGGCACGAACGCCTGCGGCATCGCCACATTGCCTGTAACAGCCACCGTGCACCGCGGAGGAGCCCCGAGAACGGAGATCCACTGTCCCCCCTGA
- the LOC142019197 gene encoding cathepsin W-like isoform X2, whose translation MGSPDWLMLTYPRTYRSPAEQHRRFGIFAQSLSTARWLQETELGTGQYGVTRFSDWTDEELRGVFQSPPPPAMPQAPRRPRGKLPTSCDWRKAGAVTAVKNQGQCRSCWAFAAVSNIESLWNIHFRQPWNLSVQEVLDCSWCGAGCRGGYAWDAFITVLHLQGLSSEDAYPYEGTQQKCQSHHKPAARIQDFETLPRDEEEIAAHVTTQGPVTVTLNSAAMKHYRKGISQPRVTSCDPDRRDHVALVVGYGAEHKVQYWIIKNSWGKDWGEKGYYHLYRGTNACGIATLPVTATVHRGGAPRTEIHCPP comes from the exons AACCTACAGGAGTCCTGCTG agcagcacagacGCTTCGGGATCTTCGCGCAGAGCCTGAGCACAGCGCGGTGGCTGCAGGAGACGGAGCTGGGCACGGGGCAGTACGGGGTGACCCGCTTCAGCGACTGGACAG ATGAGGAGCTCCGTGGCGTGttccagagccccccgccccctgccatgCCCCAGGCCCCCCGGCGCCCCAGGGGGAAGCTGCCCACATCCTGTGACTGGCGGAAGGCCGGGGCTGTGACTGCGGTGAAGAACCAG ggccagtgTCGCTCCTGCTGGGCGTTCGCCGCCGTCTCCAACATCGAGTCCCTCTGGAACATCCACTTCCGCCAGCCCTGGAACCTCTCGGTGCAAg AGGTGCTGGACTGCAGCTGGTGCGGAGCAGGATGCCGAGGGGGCTACGCGTGGGACGCCTTCATCACGGTGCTTCACCTAC AAGGGCTGAGCAGCGAGGATGCCTACCCCTATGAAGGGACTCAGCAGAAATGCCAGAGCCATCATAAGCCGGCTGCCCGCATCCAAGACTTTGAGACGCTGCCTAGAGATGAGGAGG AAATAGCTGCACATGTCACGACCCAGGGCCCGGTCACAGTTACCCTGAACTCAGCAGCCATGAAG CATTACCGGAAGGGCATTTCCCAGCCCCGCGTGACCAGCTGCGATCCAGACCGTCGGGATCACGTTGCCCTGGTAGTTGGATACGGAGCTG AGCACAAAGTGCAATACTGGATCATCAAGAACTCCTGGGGGAAAGACTGGGGAGAGAAG GGCTATTACCATCTGTATCGCGGCACGAACGCCTGCGGCATCGCCACATTGCCTGTAACAGCCACCGTGCACCGCGGAGGAGCCCCGAGAACGGAGATCCACTGTCCCCCCTGA
- the LOC142018865 gene encoding cathepsin W-like, with product MGPGVLLLWVWACAGPTGTSLPPELSQAEVTRMFKDFMIQFNRTYRSPAEQHRRFGIFAQSLSTARWLQETELGTGQYGVTRFSDWTDEEFRGVFQSPPPPAMPQAPRRPRGKLPTSCDWRKAGAVTAVKNQGQCRSCWAFAAVSNIESLWNIHFHQPWNLSVQEVLDCSWCGAGCQGGYAWDAFITVLHLRGLTSEAAYPYKGREVKCQQNRKPVAYIQGFQLLPQDEEEIAAHIATEGPITVTLNSAVMKHYKKGISQPLVKNCSPDQVDHVVLVVGYGTVSTRPYWIIKNSWGERWGEKGYYRLYRGRNACGITRFPVTATVHNTEGLRGEIKC from the exons ATGGGGCCTGGAGtcctgctgctgtgggtctgggCCTGTGCTGGCCCCACTGGCACCAGCCTGCCCCCTGAGCTCAGCCAG GCTGAAGTGACCCGAATGTTCAAGGACTTTATGATTCAATTCAACAGAACCTACAGGAGTCCTGCTG agcagcacagacGCTTCGGGATCTTCGCGCAGAGCCTGAGCACAGCGCGGTGGCTGCAGGAGACGGAGCTGGGCACGGGGCAGTACGGGGTGACCCGCTTCAGCGACTGGACAG ATGAGGAGTTCCGTGGCGTGttccagagccccccgccccctgccatgCCCCAGGCCCCCCGGCGCCCCAGGGGGAAGCTGCCCACATCCTGTGACTGGCGGAAGGCCGGGGCTGTGACTGCGGTGAAGAACCAG ggccagtgTCGCTCCTGCTGGGCGTTCGCCGCCGTCTCCAACATCGAGTCCCTCTGGAACATCCACTTCCACCAGCCCTGGAACCTCTCGGTGCAAg AGGTGCTGGACTGCAGCTGGTGCGGAGCAGGATGCCAAGGGGGCTACGCGTGGGACGCCTTCATCACGGTGCTTCACCTAC GAGGTCTGACCAGCGAGGCTGCCTACCCCTACAAAGGCAGAGAAGTGAAATGCCAGCAGAACCGAAAACCAGTTGCCTATATCCAGGGCTTCCAGCTGTTACCTCAAGATGAGGAGG AAATAGCTGCACACATTGCAACCGAGGGGCCAATCACAGTTACTCTGAACTCAGCTGTTATGAAG CATTACAAAAAGGGCATCTCCCAGCCGCTGGTGAAGAACTGCAGTCCGGACCAGGTGGATCACGTTGTGCTGGTAGTTGGCTACGGGACTG TGAGTACAAGGCCGTACTGGATCATCAAGAACTCCTGGGGGGAACGCTGGGGAGAGAAG GGCTATTACCGTCTCTATCGCGGCAGGAATGCCTGCGGCATCACCAGGTTCCCTGTAACAGCCACCGTGCACAACACAGAAGGCCTGCGAGGGGAGATCAAATGCTGA
- the BBS1 gene encoding BBSome complex member BBS1 isoform X3, whose translation MAGHTMRLKVYRGTGLASESTLLDLPAAVATFLMDQNEPCTPAVAVASGPFIYVYKNLRPYFKFTLPPLDPNPLEQDVWEQAKEDMIDPVTLKEMLEGIRDKAEIPLSVRSLRFLAQDASEMESFVSLHKGQPIKRQTVITCMSTLKKNMADEDAISCLVIGTESADVLVLDPEAFTILAKMTLPSVPAFLDVVGQFDVEYRLTVACRDGNIYLLRRESKRPKYCIELSAQPVGLVRVHKNIVVGCSDETLQGYTQKGKKLWTVYLPAPLTTMSLLDQKSRGLQAVMVGLANLEVHMYRDKNLVDTIHTQDVVTSICFGRYGREDNTLIMTTKGGGLSIKILKRTAKFEEKYTSLGPPVAQSIRLNVPKKTRLYVDQTLRERENAVAMHRVFQTDLYRLRLMAARAYVKALESSLAPVTSTLQEPLKMNAVVQGIGPTFKLTLHIQNTSAGRPSIHLLVSFLYDQSLYAMKRAFFQVPMLVPGLNYPIETFVECLSDKGISDVIKVFVLREGQSVPLLTAHINMPVSEGLVAA comes from the exons ATGGCAGGGCACACCATGAGGCTGAAGGTCTACCGGGGCACGGGGCTGGCCAGTGAGAGCACATTGTTGGACCTGCCAGCTGCTGTGGCCACCTTTCTGATGGACCAGAATGAGCCGTGCACGCCAGCTGTGGCCGTGGCCTCCGGCCCATTCATCTATGTCTACAAGAACCTGCGGCCCTACTTCAAATTCACCCTGCCCCCCCTGGATCCCAACCCTTTGGAGCAGGACGTCTGGGAGCAGGCCAAGGAG GATATGATTGACCCAGTGACTCTGAAGGAGATGCTGGAGGGGATCCG GGACAAGGCGGAGATCCCCCTGTCAGTACGATCGCTGAG GTTCCTGGCCCAAGATGCATCAGAGATGGAGAGTTTTGTGAGCCTACATAAGGGGCAACCAATCAAGCGCCAG ACTGTCATCACTTGCATGAGCACTCTGAAGAAGAACATGGCGGATGAGGACGCCATCAGCTGCCTGGTGATTGGGACAGAGAGCGCTGATGTCCTTGTCCTGGACCCTGAGGCCTTCACTATCTTGGCCAAA ATGACGTTGCCGAGCGTGCCTGCCTTCCTGGACGTGGTGGGGCAGTTCGATGTGGAGTACCGGCTCACGGTGGCCTGCAGGGACGGGAACATCTACCTCCTGCGCAG GGAGTCCAAGAGGCCCAAGTACTGCATTGAGCTGAgtgcccagcctgtggggctggtgCGGGTACACAAGAACATCGTGGTTGGCTGCTCCGACGAGACTCTGCAGGGCTACACGCAGAAG GGGAAGAAGCTGTGGACGGTctatctgccagccccactgacgACCATGAGCCTGCTTGACCAGAAATCGCGGGGCCTCCAGGCCGTGATGGTGGGTCTGGCCAACCTGGAGGTGCACATGTACCGGGACAAGAATCTGGTGGATACCATCCACACCCAG GATGTGGTCACGAGTATTTGCTTTGGCCGCTATGGGCGCGAGGACAACACGCTGATCATGACGACTAAAG GCGGTGGGCTGAGCATCAAGATCCTGAAGCGCACAGCCAAGTTTGAGGAGAAGTACACGTCGCTGGGGCCTCCAGTGGCCCAGAGCATCCGCCTCAATGTGCCCAAGAAGACCAGGCTGTACGTAGACCAGACGCTGCGGGAGCGCGAGAATGCTGTGG CCATGCACCGTGTGTTCCAGACGGACCTGTACCGGCTGCGGCTCATGGCTGCCCGGGCCTACGTCAAGGCACTGGAGTCCAGCCTGGCTCCTgtcacatccacactacaggagCCCCTTAAGATGAATGCAGTG GTCCAGGGCATCGGCCCCACCTTCAAGCTGACCCTCCACATTCAGAACACATCAGCTGGGCGCCCCTCCATCCACCTGCTGGTGAGCTTCCTCTACGACCAGAGCCTCTATGCCATGAAGAGAGCCTTCTTCCAG GTCCCCATGCTGGTCCCAGGACTAAACTACCCCATTGAAACCTTTGTGGAGTGTCTGAGCGACAAGGGGATCTCAGACGTTATCAAG GTGTTTGTGTTGCGAGAGGGCCAGAGCGTGCCCTTGCTGACTGCCCATATCAACATGCCAGTGAGCGAGGGCCTGGTGGCTGCCTGA
- the BBS1 gene encoding BBSome complex member BBS1 isoform X1 encodes MAAASSSSSESNEASSKWLDAHYDPMANLYTFSSCIALADLHGDGEYKLVVGDLGMAGHTMRLKVYRGTGLASESTLLDLPAAVATFLMDQNEPCTPAVAVASGPFIYVYKNLRPYFKFTLPPLDPNPLEQDVWEQAKEDMIDPVTLKEMLEGIRDKAEIPLSVRSLRFLAQDASEMESFVSLHKGQPIKRQTVITCMSTLKKNMADEDAISCLVIGTESADVLVLDPEAFTILAKMTLPSVPAFLDVVGQFDVEYRLTVACRDGNIYLLRRESKRPKYCIELSAQPVGLVRVHKNIVVGCSDETLQGYTQKGKKLWTVYLPAPLTTMSLLDQKSRGLQAVMVGLANLEVHMYRDKNLVDTIHTQDVVTSICFGRYGREDNTLIMTTKGGGLSIKILKRTAKFEEKYTSLGPPVAQSIRLNVPKKTRLYVDQTLRERENAVAMHRVFQTDLYRLRLMAARAYVKALESSLAPVTSTLQEPLKMNAVVQGIGPTFKLTLHIQNTSAGRPSIHLLVSFLYDQSLYAMKRAFFQVPMLVPGLNYPIETFVECLSDKGISDVIKVFVLREGQSVPLLTAHINMPVSEGLVAA; translated from the exons CTGGTGGTGGGTGACTTGGGCATGGCAGGGCACACCATGAGGCTGAAGGTCTACCGGGGCACGGGGCTGGCCAGTGAGAGCACATTGTTGGACCTGCCAGCTGCTGTGGCCACCTTTCTGATGGACCAGAATGAGCCGTGCACGCCAGCTGTGGCCGTGGCCTCCGGCCCATTCATCTATGTCTACAAGAACCTGCGGCCCTACTTCAAATTCACCCTGCCCCCCCTGGATCCCAACCCTTTGGAGCAGGACGTCTGGGAGCAGGCCAAGGAG GATATGATTGACCCAGTGACTCTGAAGGAGATGCTGGAGGGGATCCG GGACAAGGCGGAGATCCCCCTGTCAGTACGATCGCTGAG GTTCCTGGCCCAAGATGCATCAGAGATGGAGAGTTTTGTGAGCCTACATAAGGGGCAACCAATCAAGCGCCAG ACTGTCATCACTTGCATGAGCACTCTGAAGAAGAACATGGCGGATGAGGACGCCATCAGCTGCCTGGTGATTGGGACAGAGAGCGCTGATGTCCTTGTCCTGGACCCTGAGGCCTTCACTATCTTGGCCAAA ATGACGTTGCCGAGCGTGCCTGCCTTCCTGGACGTGGTGGGGCAGTTCGATGTGGAGTACCGGCTCACGGTGGCCTGCAGGGACGGGAACATCTACCTCCTGCGCAG GGAGTCCAAGAGGCCCAAGTACTGCATTGAGCTGAgtgcccagcctgtggggctggtgCGGGTACACAAGAACATCGTGGTTGGCTGCTCCGACGAGACTCTGCAGGGCTACACGCAGAAG GGGAAGAAGCTGTGGACGGTctatctgccagccccactgacgACCATGAGCCTGCTTGACCAGAAATCGCGGGGCCTCCAGGCCGTGATGGTGGGTCTGGCCAACCTGGAGGTGCACATGTACCGGGACAAGAATCTGGTGGATACCATCCACACCCAG GATGTGGTCACGAGTATTTGCTTTGGCCGCTATGGGCGCGAGGACAACACGCTGATCATGACGACTAAAG GCGGTGGGCTGAGCATCAAGATCCTGAAGCGCACAGCCAAGTTTGAGGAGAAGTACACGTCGCTGGGGCCTCCAGTGGCCCAGAGCATCCGCCTCAATGTGCCCAAGAAGACCAGGCTGTACGTAGACCAGACGCTGCGGGAGCGCGAGAATGCTGTGG CCATGCACCGTGTGTTCCAGACGGACCTGTACCGGCTGCGGCTCATGGCTGCCCGGGCCTACGTCAAGGCACTGGAGTCCAGCCTGGCTCCTgtcacatccacactacaggagCCCCTTAAGATGAATGCAGTG GTCCAGGGCATCGGCCCCACCTTCAAGCTGACCCTCCACATTCAGAACACATCAGCTGGGCGCCCCTCCATCCACCTGCTGGTGAGCTTCCTCTACGACCAGAGCCTCTATGCCATGAAGAGAGCCTTCTTCCAG GTCCCCATGCTGGTCCCAGGACTAAACTACCCCATTGAAACCTTTGTGGAGTGTCTGAGCGACAAGGGGATCTCAGACGTTATCAAG GTGTTTGTGTTGCGAGAGGGCCAGAGCGTGCCCTTGCTGACTGCCCATATCAACATGCCAGTGAGCGAGGGCCTGGTGGCTGCCTGA
- the BBS1 gene encoding BBSome complex member BBS1 isoform X2, whose amino-acid sequence MRTMTPWPISTPSPLALLVVGDLGMAGHTMRLKVYRGTGLASESTLLDLPAAVATFLMDQNEPCTPAVAVASGPFIYVYKNLRPYFKFTLPPLDPNPLEQDVWEQAKEDMIDPVTLKEMLEGIRDKAEIPLSVRSLRFLAQDASEMESFVSLHKGQPIKRQTVITCMSTLKKNMADEDAISCLVIGTESADVLVLDPEAFTILAKMTLPSVPAFLDVVGQFDVEYRLTVACRDGNIYLLRRESKRPKYCIELSAQPVGLVRVHKNIVVGCSDETLQGYTQKGKKLWTVYLPAPLTTMSLLDQKSRGLQAVMVGLANLEVHMYRDKNLVDTIHTQDVVTSICFGRYGREDNTLIMTTKGGGLSIKILKRTAKFEEKYTSLGPPVAQSIRLNVPKKTRLYVDQTLRERENAVAMHRVFQTDLYRLRLMAARAYVKALESSLAPVTSTLQEPLKMNAVVQGIGPTFKLTLHIQNTSAGRPSIHLLVSFLYDQSLYAMKRAFFQVPMLVPGLNYPIETFVECLSDKGISDVIKVFVLREGQSVPLLTAHINMPVSEGLVAA is encoded by the exons CTGGTGGTGGGTGACTTGGGCATGGCAGGGCACACCATGAGGCTGAAGGTCTACCGGGGCACGGGGCTGGCCAGTGAGAGCACATTGTTGGACCTGCCAGCTGCTGTGGCCACCTTTCTGATGGACCAGAATGAGCCGTGCACGCCAGCTGTGGCCGTGGCCTCCGGCCCATTCATCTATGTCTACAAGAACCTGCGGCCCTACTTCAAATTCACCCTGCCCCCCCTGGATCCCAACCCTTTGGAGCAGGACGTCTGGGAGCAGGCCAAGGAG GATATGATTGACCCAGTGACTCTGAAGGAGATGCTGGAGGGGATCCG GGACAAGGCGGAGATCCCCCTGTCAGTACGATCGCTGAG GTTCCTGGCCCAAGATGCATCAGAGATGGAGAGTTTTGTGAGCCTACATAAGGGGCAACCAATCAAGCGCCAG ACTGTCATCACTTGCATGAGCACTCTGAAGAAGAACATGGCGGATGAGGACGCCATCAGCTGCCTGGTGATTGGGACAGAGAGCGCTGATGTCCTTGTCCTGGACCCTGAGGCCTTCACTATCTTGGCCAAA ATGACGTTGCCGAGCGTGCCTGCCTTCCTGGACGTGGTGGGGCAGTTCGATGTGGAGTACCGGCTCACGGTGGCCTGCAGGGACGGGAACATCTACCTCCTGCGCAG GGAGTCCAAGAGGCCCAAGTACTGCATTGAGCTGAgtgcccagcctgtggggctggtgCGGGTACACAAGAACATCGTGGTTGGCTGCTCCGACGAGACTCTGCAGGGCTACACGCAGAAG GGGAAGAAGCTGTGGACGGTctatctgccagccccactgacgACCATGAGCCTGCTTGACCAGAAATCGCGGGGCCTCCAGGCCGTGATGGTGGGTCTGGCCAACCTGGAGGTGCACATGTACCGGGACAAGAATCTGGTGGATACCATCCACACCCAG GATGTGGTCACGAGTATTTGCTTTGGCCGCTATGGGCGCGAGGACAACACGCTGATCATGACGACTAAAG GCGGTGGGCTGAGCATCAAGATCCTGAAGCGCACAGCCAAGTTTGAGGAGAAGTACACGTCGCTGGGGCCTCCAGTGGCCCAGAGCATCCGCCTCAATGTGCCCAAGAAGACCAGGCTGTACGTAGACCAGACGCTGCGGGAGCGCGAGAATGCTGTGG CCATGCACCGTGTGTTCCAGACGGACCTGTACCGGCTGCGGCTCATGGCTGCCCGGGCCTACGTCAAGGCACTGGAGTCCAGCCTGGCTCCTgtcacatccacactacaggagCCCCTTAAGATGAATGCAGTG GTCCAGGGCATCGGCCCCACCTTCAAGCTGACCCTCCACATTCAGAACACATCAGCTGGGCGCCCCTCCATCCACCTGCTGGTGAGCTTCCTCTACGACCAGAGCCTCTATGCCATGAAGAGAGCCTTCTTCCAG GTCCCCATGCTGGTCCCAGGACTAAACTACCCCATTGAAACCTTTGTGGAGTGTCTGAGCGACAAGGGGATCTCAGACGTTATCAAG GTGTTTGTGTTGCGAGAGGGCCAGAGCGTGCCCTTGCTGACTGCCCATATCAACATGCCAGTGAGCGAGGGCCTGGTGGCTGCCTGA